The Anastrepha ludens isolate Willacy chromosome X, idAnaLude1.1, whole genome shotgun sequence genome includes a window with the following:
- the LOC128870213 gene encoding uncharacterized protein LOC128870213: MDKWTTRTDTNELRKLGTSSEDELLASSQETVDGKAGHSTPSTLNQPSTSADAKGQKRQNAKKGPSRYKLYQRSLTILERIKKNEAEGKTHPKDAADKARCQKVVDEYLAFQATQKAEAVKRNRSQDESDKPTKKHKVSVHTASIPKPTKRSFNEVARDHLQIALVDEISNRGKPASDKWSEIEARLSRIVVDHVMANPEGHVPGFDSMESLIIMRDKASAT, from the coding sequence ATGGACAAATGGACAACACGGACCGACACTAACGAACTGAGGAAGTTAGGAACTTCCTCAGAGGACGAACTCTTGGCCTCCAGCCAAGAGACGGTTGATGGCAAAGCTggccacagcacgccatcaACCCTAAATCAACCATCCACATCCGCTGATGCCAAGGGGCAAAAGCGCCAAAACGCTAAAAAAGGCCCGTCCAGGTATAAgctttaccagaggtctctgACTATTctcgaaagaataaaaaaaaatgaggctGAAGGGAAAACTCATCCAAAGGACGCGGCCGATAAGGCAAGgtgccaaaaggtggtcgatgagTACCTGGCGTTCCAGGCCACCCAGAAGGCAGAAGCCGTGAAACGCAATCGTTCGCAGGACGAAAGCGACAAACCAACGAAGAAGCACAAAGTGTCGGTCCACACAGCTTCAATACCAAAACCAACCAAACGCTCATTTAAtgaggtggcacgggatcaCCTGCAAATAGCGTTGGTTGACGAAATATCTAACCGCGGTAAACCTGCATCGGATAAGTGGTCCGAAATCGAGGCACGGTTGTCCCGCATTGTCGTCGATCACGTCATGGCAAACCCGGAGGGTCATGTGCCAGGATTTGATTCAATGGAG